The Medicago truncatula cultivar Jemalong A17 chromosome 4, MtrunA17r5.0-ANR, whole genome shotgun sequence genome includes a region encoding these proteins:
- the LOC11432305 gene encoding agamous-like MADS-box protein AGL80 gives MTRRKVKLAFIVNDAARKATYKKRKKGLLKKVAELSTLCGIDACAMVYGPYELQPEIWPSPEGVQSVLSKFMALHEFQKCKKMMNQETFLTQSVLKAEEKLKKQRKENREQEMTIIMSQCLNEGRVVHDNMSTMDMSYLAWLIDHKLKDVARRLEAWDNNDQNQIMAIQNKVQLEMAATVPPPPPLAPSINNDDIMQSQLLMDSMVAGNVTETVPFGEVNSGVWSDLLP, from the coding sequence ATGACTAGAAGAAAAGTTAAACTTGCCTTCATTGTGAATGATGCTGCAAGGAAAGCAACAtacaagaaaagaaagaagggtCTATTGAAAAAGGTTGCTGAACTTAGCACCCTTTGTGGAATCGATGCATGTGCCATGGTTTATGGCCCTTATGAGCTTCAACCTGAGATTTGGCCATCACCAGAAGGGGTCCAATCTGTGCTCTCAAAATTCATGGCACTGCACGAGTTCCAAAAGTGCAAGAAAATGATGAACCAAGAAACTTTCTTGACACAAAGTGTTTTGAAGGCTGAAGAGAAActaaagaaacaaagaaaagaaaatagggAACAAGAGATGACAATAATCATGTCTCAATGTCTCAATGAAGGTAGAGTTGTGCACGACAATATGTCAACAATGGATATGAGTTATCTTGCTTGGTTGATTGACCATAAATTGAAGGACGTTGCTAGACGTTTGGAAGCATGGGATAACAatgatcaaaatcaaatcatgGCTATTCAAAACAAAGTCCAACTCGAAATGGCGGCAACagtaccaccaccaccacctctaGCACCATCTATTAATAATGATGACATTATGCAAAGTCAATTATTGATGGACTCAATGGTGGCTGGTAATGTGACAGAGACAGTGCCATTTGGTGAGGTCAATTCTGGAGTCTGGTCTGATTTACTTCCTTGA